The following proteins come from a genomic window of Nocardioides albertanoniae:
- a CDS encoding TetR/AcrR family transcriptional regulator — protein sequence MTTAPTKTRREQILDTAAELFAARGFHGVSVAELGAACGISGPALYKHFPSKDAMLAEMLVSISQELLREGRTRVKAASGTSAAIEALIDWHVDFALRDRALIVVQERDWQSLPHEAREQVRTLQRKYVDLWADQLRDRNPSLSHDTARAMAHGVFGLINSTPHNRVLPAESTRSVLTTMARAALTE from the coding sequence ATGACCACGGCCCCGACGAAGACCAGGCGCGAACAGATCCTGGACACCGCGGCCGAGCTCTTCGCGGCCCGAGGCTTCCACGGCGTCTCCGTCGCCGAGCTCGGTGCCGCCTGTGGCATCTCCGGGCCGGCGCTCTACAAGCACTTCCCGAGCAAGGACGCGATGCTCGCCGAGATGCTCGTCTCGATCTCCCAGGAGCTGCTCCGCGAGGGACGCACCCGGGTGAAGGCGGCCTCGGGCACCTCCGCGGCCATCGAGGCCCTGATCGACTGGCACGTCGACTTCGCGCTGCGCGACCGGGCGCTGATCGTGGTGCAGGAGCGCGACTGGCAGTCGCTGCCCCACGAGGCGCGCGAGCAGGTGCGCACCCTGCAGCGCAAGTACGTCGACCTGTGGGCCGACCAGCTCCGCGACCGCAACCCGTCGCTCTCCCACGACACCGCCCGCGCGATGGCCCACGGCGTCTTCGGCCTGATCAACTCCACGCCGCACAACCGCGTGCTCCCCGCCGAGTCGACGCGCTCCGTGCTCACCACGATGGCCCGAGCCGCCCTCACCGAGTAG